In the Thermodesulfobacteriota bacterium genome, AGCATTTTGTATATTGCCGGGAATTGATATCTCGGCAATCATGCTGTCCACAACAAGAGAGCTTGAGTCTTCGATATAATCAAGATAGGTTGCTTTCTCTCCGTCATAAACCGGAGTATCAAGGCGCACTACCCTGTTTCCGCTAGACTCAAGAATCCTCTTTACATTCTCGACACTCATCTCTGCCCTCTCTGCAATTTCCTCTGCAATAGGCTCACGCTTATTCTGTTCAGTAAGAACTCTCTTAACATGTCTTACCTTGCCCGCCTTCTCTAATAGATAGGCCGGCATTTTCACAGTGCGGGTCTGGTTAAATACACCTCTTGTCATTGCCTGGTTGATCCACCAGCAGGCATAGGTTGAAAACCTGTAGCCCTTTGAGTAATCAAACCTTTCGACTGCTTTTATAAGCCCGAGGTTTCCTTCCTGAATCAAATCCAGAAACGGTATGCCCCTTCCAGCATAGCGTTTTGCCATGCTGGCAACAAGCCTTAGGTTAGACTTCACAAAACGGTTTCTAAGTTGAACACCCTTTTGTTTCGTAGCCTTATATGCTTTAACAAGCATAATGAGTCTTGTTTTTTCCTTCGCATCAAGAGGCTTATCACCGCTCTTAGAAGGAACTGCATTTAACTCAAGAACTATGCTTACCTGTGCTTCTAGATTCTCAGGATCCACTTCGAGCTTGCTACCTAATGTCTTCTCAATAACTTTCTTGATCTCTAAAGCTTTTGTCTCACAGCTTTTTATTTTTGCAGCCACAAGACACTCTTCCGCTGGAGTTAACAGAGGCTCCGTACTTACTTCCTGAAAGTATGCATTTACGAGCCTTAGATCATGATTGTTTACATCGACCTCATTTTTAGGCTTTTTCACCTGCACAGCGGCAGGTTCGCTCTCAAGCTCTTCTTCCTCAAAATATTCTTCTACATCCTGTGATTCTTCGGCCGCTAGTTCATCGACCACAGGCTCAACGCTCGGAGTTTCTACCTGTTCGTTATCGTAATCAAAGGACTGATTGTATTGCGAATTTTTCAACATTATTTCCTCTCCTTCTTAACTAATTTGATGTATTATTGCGCAAATAAGATGCATCTGAATAAAATCCGTGTTATTCATATAAACTAATACGATTAAGATTTGGTTTCAGATTTAAGTAAAAAACTTAAAATAATTTGCATATTCAGAAAATATGTTGTTAAATCAGCCACTTACAAATACACTTTTTTTTCAATATTGGGTAATATTTTTAGAGAATTTGCTCAATTAACACTAAATTTGGTGCAAAATCCTATTATTGTAGGGTGGATTTGTCTATTTCGCCGGATGCCTGAGCCCTAATTTCTTCCCATTTTTGAAATAAAATGCGAAGATGTGAAGAGGCCTCTTCAAGCTTTTGCTGGCTTAGTAGGTTTAGGATTTCCCACATCTGCTCTACAGATTTTTCGTTCTTTAGTGTGGATGGGTGGATAAACGAACAAAGCTCTCCGTAATTTAGAACTACAAACCCTTGCGGATCAAATCCAGAGAACCAAGTTTGCAGATCGCTTAAGCTGTGGGTGAGAACCGTTAGGTTATCTGCGAATAGTGACTTTAGCTTGTTAGACTCGTTAGTTTCAAAACACTTGGAAAGTATCTTTAGAGCACTGTCTATCCTGCCAAGAGCAGTACCAATTGTCGTATCGTAGTGAATGGCGTTAAATCCCCAGTGTGTGTAGAGCGACTTTCTCTCTGTTTCGTCAAATAACAAGAACCAGTCCAGGGGAATTATGTTTTCTGAGTGAGAGGAATTGGACTTAGAGTACATAGGGGCCACAAAATAGTTGCCCTCTTTGTCTTTCATAAAATAGCAGTCTTCTATCTCATCCTTGTCCATTCCTAAATGTTTAGAAAGCGAGTCTCTAAAGACCTCATACTCATTTCCAAACCATACTCCTAGCGGAGACGTAGGCCCGCCCCAGTACTTTTCATAAAATTCCGCATACTCTCTCCAGTAACTGGCTTTGTCTCTAAAACTATCGATCGGTTCATAAATTAGAATACTGCTGATGGCCATATTAAATTAATAAACCATTGCCGCCTCAAAATCAATTGGCAAATATTTAAGCAAATAAGTTTGACAAGGGCTTTACAACCAGCGTAATATCATCATATGACTTATGTTTCACTTGAAGAAATTATTGAAGAAGCCATAAAAAGGAAAATCAGCTTAGGTGATGACCCTGAGAAAACTATAAAATTATCGGCAAAACTTGGTCTTATCCCAAAACCCAAAAGAAAAAGAACCAAAGTTGAGGGTGAGACTAAAACAATTTTACTCTTTCCAGAGAAAACCATAGATAAATTGGCCCAAATTAAGGCTTTAAAGTCTGAGGGACTTACCCCTGAAGAAATAAGAGATAGCTTTGCACTGCAGTACGTCCAGGGAGCGCTTAGGGATCTGCTCGATAAGGCTGATGGAGACAAGGTGCAGGAGCTTGCTC is a window encoding:
- a CDS encoding RNA polymerase sigma factor RpoD/SigA, which gives rise to MLKNSQYNQSFDYDNEQVETPSVEPVVDELAAEESQDVEEYFEEEELESEPAAVQVKKPKNEVDVNNHDLRLVNAYFQEVSTEPLLTPAEECLVAAKIKSCETKALEIKKVIEKTLGSKLEVDPENLEAQVSIVLELNAVPSKSGDKPLDAKEKTRLIMLVKAYKATKQKGVQLRNRFVKSNLRLVASMAKRYAGRGIPFLDLIQEGNLGLIKAVERFDYSKGYRFSTYACWWINQAMTRGVFNQTRTVKMPAYLLEKAGKVRHVKRVLTEQNKREPIAEEIAERAEMSVENVKRILESSGNRVVRLDTPVYDGEKATYLDYIEDSSSLVVDSMIAEISIPGNIQNALLRLSEREREVVKMRFGIGYENAYTLDEIGKKFKLTRERIRQIEKKALERIKRSKSAPVLRSLMDVYNH